One genomic window of Psychrobacillus sp. INOP01 includes the following:
- a CDS encoding NADP-dependent oxidoreductase: protein MKAAQIQKYSKNIEAQIVDIPIPSIKDNEVLVKVKVAAINPLEILNITGSVKLIQDYDMPLVLGNELTGIIEKVGNHVYGFKVGDPIYTRLPIEKIGAFAQYVAVDAKSIWHLPKNLDFVTGAGAPLTGLTAYQGLIEELEAKKGQTVFIPGGSGSFGQMAVPIAKAMGLMVIVSGSPSAKERTLNAGADQYIDYTKENYWEILDEVDFVIDTLGADEFERELSIIKPGGRLLSLRTGPNKQFAIDKGLPKWKQIIFGLVGSKFDKKAKKKGVQYRFIFVRADGKQLEKITKIIEENNIVPAIDPTIFTIEDINEALNLVASGHTKGKVVIKF, encoded by the coding sequence ATGAAAGCCGCTCAAATACAAAAATACTCGAAAAACATTGAAGCGCAGATTGTTGATATCCCTATACCAAGTATTAAAGATAATGAAGTACTGGTAAAGGTAAAAGTAGCTGCAATAAATCCACTTGAAATATTAAATATTACAGGAAGTGTAAAATTAATACAAGACTATGATATGCCTCTTGTATTAGGAAATGAACTAACAGGGATTATCGAAAAAGTGGGTAATCATGTATATGGTTTTAAGGTTGGAGATCCTATTTATACAAGACTCCCTATTGAAAAAATTGGGGCATTTGCACAATATGTTGCAGTTGATGCTAAATCCATATGGCATTTGCCGAAAAATTTAGATTTCGTTACGGGAGCTGGTGCACCTTTAACTGGTTTGACGGCATATCAAGGCTTAATAGAAGAGTTAGAAGCAAAAAAGGGACAAACAGTGTTTATTCCAGGAGGATCAGGAAGTTTTGGCCAAATGGCTGTTCCTATAGCTAAAGCAATGGGATTGATGGTTATTGTTTCTGGTAGTCCTTCCGCTAAAGAGAGAACTTTGAATGCTGGTGCAGATCAATATATTGATTATACAAAGGAAAATTATTGGGAAATACTAGACGAAGTTGATTTTGTAATAGATACTCTAGGTGCCGATGAATTCGAACGAGAGTTATCCATTATCAAGCCCGGTGGTCGGTTACTAAGTCTTCGTACTGGACCAAATAAACAGTTTGCAATAGATAAAGGTCTTCCAAAATGGAAGCAAATTATTTTTGGATTAGTTGGCTCGAAATTTGATAAGAAAGCAAAGAAAAAAGGTGTTCAATATCGCTTCATTTTCGTAAGAGCTGATGGAAAACAATTAGAAAAAATTACAAAAATCATTGAAGAAAACAATATTGTTCCAGCCATAGACCCTACCATTTTTACAATCGAGGACATTAATGAAGCACTGAATTTAGTGGCTAGTGGACATACTAAAGGAAAAGTAGTTATCAAATTTTAA
- a CDS encoding TetR/AcrR family transcriptional regulator: MARSKEFDEKQTLKKAMQLFWKQGYEKTSMQDLVDHMGIHRRSIYDTFGDKRTLFLSALTYYEEFITNKLMSKLERDLPTKQKIQEVFMFVINSKVDSDYPKGCLTVNTAVELSLLDEEIAQIISDMFTRTENHFYNLLIQGQNKGEISNEHNPELLSLYLNNTLVGLRVLVKTNYNSKNIENIVDLTLSVLD, from the coding sequence ATGGCTAGAAGTAAAGAGTTCGATGAAAAACAAACATTAAAAAAAGCAATGCAACTTTTTTGGAAACAAGGATATGAAAAAACGTCAATGCAAGATTTAGTAGATCATATGGGCATTCATCGAAGAAGCATCTATGATACTTTTGGAGACAAGCGTACGCTGTTTCTAAGTGCTTTAACGTATTATGAAGAGTTTATTACAAACAAATTAATGTCGAAGCTTGAACGTGATTTACCAACCAAACAAAAGATACAAGAAGTATTTATGTTTGTTATTAACTCAAAAGTAGATAGTGACTATCCCAAAGGGTGTCTGACTGTCAACACAGCCGTCGAATTATCGTTGTTAGACGAAGAAATTGCCCAAATAATCTCAGATATGTTCACCAGAACAGAAAATCATTTCTACAATCTACTGATACAAGGACAGAATAAAGGTGAAATCTCAAATGAACATAACCCTGAGTTACTCTCCCTTTATCTTAACAACACGCTGGTAGGTCTAAGGGTCTTAGTAAAAACCAATTACAACTCAAAAAATATAGAAAACATTGTTGATCTGACACTTTCAGTGCTGGATTAG
- a CDS encoding TetR/AcrR family transcriptional regulator, translating to MAEFQFLDKRVQKTKIELFLTFFTLLEQMPYKDITIQSILEHSNVGRATFYKHYTNKKNLAEDCIELLLKEFTIAYRTPYMGKSKFEFDQLTSDEPFAALLHIAKYRNFYLALMTPSLELRFKEKLLQHLVTLYEQDFYFHENAHLTSYINRYIVYGSAGLIIDWIEQGCPLSAVQFSKILIDTITAQVHTVTIKRHIVQNETQRQKGFLEH from the coding sequence ATGGCTGAATTTCAATTTTTAGATAAACGTGTTCAAAAAACGAAAATCGAATTGTTTTTAACCTTTTTTACATTATTAGAACAAATGCCATACAAGGATATTACAATTCAATCTATTCTTGAGCACTCAAATGTAGGTCGAGCAACATTTTATAAACATTACACAAATAAGAAAAACCTTGCGGAAGATTGTATTGAGCTGCTATTAAAGGAATTTACTATAGCTTATCGAACTCCCTATATGGGGAAATCTAAATTTGAATTTGATCAACTTACTTCTGATGAGCCTTTTGCTGCCCTTTTACATATTGCTAAGTATCGTAATTTTTATCTTGCATTAATGACGCCTTCTTTAGAACTGCGATTTAAAGAAAAATTGCTCCAACATTTAGTAACACTTTATGAACAGGATTTTTATTTTCACGAAAACGCACACTTAACCTCATATATAAATCGTTATATAGTATATGGTTCTGCAGGTTTAATTATTGATTGGATTGAACAGGGGTGTCCGCTATCTGCTGTCCAATTCTCGAAAATTTTAATTGATACAATTACAGCACAAGTTCATACTGTAACTATAAAAAGGCACATTGTTCAAAACGAAACTCAACGTCAGAAAGGATTTTTAGAACATTAA
- a CDS encoding alpha/beta fold hydrolase, whose amino-acid sequence MTIFTIPSETEFIKVEDTSYAYRRFGKKTGVPVVFLVHFRGTMENWDPNMVGPIAMERPVILFDNKGVGETKGQTPATIAEMAQDAGKFIKALGLDQVDILGFSIGGMVAQELALQEGNLIRRIIMAGTGPESGINPEPEIFERMNRHGGNAENALDDFMFFFYTSTETSKSAGMASLQRIINQKKVESSDQVQQAQLKALAKWSQPKSNNDYNWLQNIKHPMLVTNGNNDVMVPTKNSYILAEYLPKAQLIIYPDSGHGHLFQFPELFAENVNSFLNSTSL is encoded by the coding sequence ATGACAATATTTACTATCCCATCTGAAACAGAATTTATTAAAGTTGAAGATACTAGTTATGCTTATAGAAGGTTTGGTAAAAAAACGGGAGTACCTGTCGTATTTCTAGTTCACTTTAGAGGAACTATGGAAAATTGGGATCCTAATATGGTTGGTCCAATAGCGATGGAACGTCCAGTTATCCTATTTGATAACAAAGGGGTTGGTGAGACGAAAGGACAAACACCTGCTACGATTGCTGAGATGGCACAAGATGCAGGGAAATTTATAAAAGCACTTGGTTTAGATCAAGTCGATATTCTCGGTTTTTCAATTGGTGGAATGGTTGCACAAGAATTGGCATTACAAGAAGGGAATTTGATTAGACGAATCATCATGGCAGGTACTGGACCTGAGTCTGGAATTAATCCTGAGCCAGAAATATTTGAAAGAATGAATCGACACGGTGGGAATGCAGAGAATGCTTTGGATGACTTCATGTTTTTCTTCTACACTTCAACTGAAACAAGTAAATCTGCGGGAATGGCATCTTTACAAAGAATTATCAATCAGAAAAAGGTTGAAAGTTCTGACCAAGTACAACAAGCCCAATTAAAGGCTTTGGCAAAGTGGTCTCAACCAAAATCCAATAATGATTACAATTGGTTACAGAACATTAAACACCCTATGCTTGTGACAAATGGTAATAACGATGTTATGGTTCCGACTAAAAATAGTTATATTTTAGCTGAGTATTTACCAAAAGCACAACTCATTATATATCCTGATTCTGGTCATGGTCACCTATTCCAATTTCCAGAACTATTTGCTGAGAACGTCAATTCATTCTTGAATTCAACATCTTTATAA
- a CDS encoding alkene reductase: MSKLFEPVRIGNIELKNRLGMAPMTRSRALPDGTPSDLAAEYYGQRASVGLIISEGTQPSEDGQGYTNTPGIYTESHMEGWKKVTSKVHNKGGRIFVQLMHVGRVSHPDNTPHHRQAVAPSAISPNIEIFTAQGMKEIPTPRALSEGEIKDVINEFRLAARAAVEAGADGVEIHGANGYLIQQFLSENANQRQDAYGGTIENRSRFAIEVAKAVVDEIGPERTGIRFSPQGTLNGIEEGETSSEMYRYLISELDKLNLAYLHIMHFGNESLLQEIRQLWSQALLVNRAGRTLDQLTVDLDNELADVITVGTWMIANPDFVERLKLDAPLNMPDKNTIYAGGAEGYIDYPFLKE, translated from the coding sequence ATGAGCAAGTTATTTGAACCAGTCAGAATTGGAAATATAGAACTAAAAAACCGTCTAGGTATGGCACCAATGACAAGGAGTAGAGCACTGCCAGATGGAACACCTAGTGATTTGGCGGCAGAGTATTACGGCCAGCGTGCATCGGTTGGTTTAATAATAAGTGAGGGTACTCAACCCTCAGAGGATGGTCAGGGTTATACAAATACACCTGGTATTTATACAGAATCACACATGGAGGGGTGGAAAAAGGTAACATCAAAAGTGCATAACAAAGGAGGACGTATATTTGTTCAACTTATGCATGTAGGCCGTGTCTCACATCCTGACAATACACCTCATCACCGTCAAGCTGTTGCCCCTTCAGCTATTTCTCCTAATATAGAAATATTTACAGCACAAGGGATGAAGGAGATTCCTACACCTAGAGCGTTGAGTGAAGGAGAAATTAAGGACGTTATAAATGAGTTTCGCCTAGCAGCACGAGCAGCGGTAGAAGCTGGGGCAGATGGCGTTGAAATCCACGGAGCAAATGGTTACCTTATTCAACAGTTCTTAAGTGAAAATGCTAATCAACGTCAGGATGCATACGGTGGAACGATTGAAAATCGCTCAAGATTTGCCATTGAAGTGGCAAAAGCAGTTGTTGATGAGATTGGTCCAGAACGAACGGGCATACGCTTCTCTCCTCAAGGAACACTAAATGGAATAGAAGAGGGAGAAACAAGTAGTGAAATGTACCGATATTTAATCAGCGAGTTAGATAAACTCAACCTTGCATATCTACACATCATGCACTTCGGAAATGAATCATTATTACAAGAAATCCGTCAACTCTGGTCTCAAGCACTTCTTGTTAACCGAGCAGGACGTACTTTAGACCAACTTACGGTAGACTTAGATAATGAACTTGCGGACGTTATAACTGTAGGGACTTGGATGATAGCTAACCCTGATTTTGTCGAACGATTGAAATTGGATGCCCCACTGAATATGCCTGATAAAAATACCATTTATGCAGGAGGAGCGGAAGGGTATATAGATTATCCGTTCTTAAAAGAGTAA
- a CDS encoding SDR family NAD(P)-dependent oxidoreductase, which yields MRLENEVAIITGAAKGMGASHAKRFIAEGAKVVITDVLTTEGEALAAELGPNALFLPLDVTNFAQWEEVVNKTESHFGPVTILVNNAGVDFSEVSIEDLQVAQYEKIIAINQHGTLYGMKAVVPNMKKAGHGAIVNISSLAGIIAANQKIAYTASKFAVRGMTKAAALELGVANIRVNSVHPGFIETDMTRHLISPELEQMFPLKRAGRVDEVTNLVLFLASGESSYCTGTEFIIDGGLNAQ from the coding sequence ATGAGATTAGAAAATGAAGTAGCGATTATCACTGGAGCTGCAAAAGGAATGGGCGCTTCACATGCAAAACGTTTTATTGCTGAAGGTGCTAAAGTGGTCATTACGGATGTATTAACAACTGAAGGGGAAGCATTAGCAGCTGAGCTAGGACCTAACGCATTATTCCTACCGCTTGATGTAACAAACTTTGCACAATGGGAAGAAGTTGTAAATAAAACTGAATCACATTTTGGGCCTGTTACGATTTTAGTAAATAATGCAGGTGTGGATTTCTCAGAGGTAAGTATTGAAGACTTACAAGTTGCACAATATGAAAAAATTATTGCTATTAATCAACACGGGACGTTATATGGCATGAAAGCCGTTGTTCCAAATATGAAAAAGGCGGGACATGGTGCTATTGTTAATATTTCATCATTAGCTGGAATCATTGCTGCCAATCAAAAAATCGCCTATACAGCTTCAAAATTTGCTGTAAGAGGTATGACGAAAGCAGCGGCCTTAGAACTAGGTGTTGCAAATATTCGTGTTAACTCTGTACATCCTGGTTTTATTGAAACCGATATGACACGTCATTTAATTTCACCAGAACTGGAGCAAATGTTTCCATTAAAACGTGCTGGGCGCGTGGATGAAGTGACAAATTTAGTTTTATTTTTAGCATCAGGTGAATCAAGTTATTGCACAGGCACGGAATTTATCATTGATGGCGGATTAAATGCCCAATAA
- a CDS encoding L-threonine 3-dehydrogenase, whose protein sequence is MKKIMVTGALGQIGSELITKLRKEYGSENILATDIRHLASPVSESGPFEILDVTDGEKMHQLAKDFNADTMIHMAALLSATAEAKPLLAWNLNMGGLVNALEASRELGLQFFTPSSIGAFGPSTPKKNTPQDTLQRPTTMYGVNKVSGELLCDYYFNKFGVDTRGVRFPGLISNETLPGGGTTDYAVDIYYKAIQTGQYTSYISAGTYMDMMYMPDALQAIVDLMEADGSKLIHRNAFNVTAMSFEPEQIAVSIRKEIPTFTLDYEVDPVRQAIANSWPDSIDATAAQEEWGFSFKYDLDAMTKDMLTKLAAKKTADLL, encoded by the coding sequence ATGAAAAAGATTATGGTTACCGGAGCTTTAGGGCAAATTGGTTCAGAGTTAATAACCAAATTGAGAAAAGAATATGGTTCAGAAAATATATTAGCAACAGATATTAGACATTTAGCTTCACCTGTATCGGAAAGTGGTCCTTTTGAAATTTTAGACGTGACAGACGGAGAAAAAATGCATCAGCTTGCGAAGGATTTCAATGCGGACACGATGATCCACATGGCGGCACTTTTATCAGCAACAGCTGAAGCAAAACCCTTACTTGCCTGGAATTTGAATATGGGTGGGTTAGTGAATGCATTAGAAGCTTCCCGGGAACTAGGGTTGCAGTTCTTTACTCCAAGCTCTATCGGAGCATTTGGACCATCTACACCTAAAAAGAACACGCCTCAGGACACACTACAGCGTCCTACAACTATGTACGGTGTGAACAAAGTATCTGGTGAATTACTATGTGATTACTACTTTAATAAGTTTGGAGTAGATACACGCGGAGTGCGTTTCCCAGGGCTGATTTCCAATGAAACCTTACCTGGTGGTGGAACGACCGATTATGCGGTGGATATTTACTACAAGGCAATACAAACAGGACAATATACATCGTATATTAGTGCAGGGACATATATGGATATGATGTATATGCCCGACGCATTACAGGCAATTGTAGACTTAATGGAAGCTGATGGAAGTAAGCTTATACATCGCAACGCATTCAATGTAACAGCGATGAGCTTTGAACCTGAGCAAATTGCAGTATCGATACGAAAGGAAATACCGACGTTCACTCTGGACTATGAGGTGGATCCAGTTCGACAAGCAATAGCGAATAGCTGGCCAGATTCTATCGATGCAACAGCTGCACAAGAAGAATGGGGCTTTTCATTTAAGTACGATTTAGATGCTATGACAAAGGATATGTTAACTAAACTAGCAGCAAAAAAAACAGCTGACCTTCTATAA
- a CDS encoding TetR/AcrR family transcriptional regulator produces MNSETYLDRRILRTRDSLKVSFMKCLQKKSIHKVSIKDITEIAGINRSTFYSHFTDKYDLLNAAIEEYASLKYKNVSKIKEINGEILKDIFISVTVILKELKETYSINFDAISLYVEKQIKTDLQCIFYSIEAEITNHQNLRMVHISSVMMSWGIYGAALEWVNNRSENAEEYIQSVIPSLLHGLTSIKY; encoded by the coding sequence GTGAATTCTGAAACCTACCTAGATCGTCGTATTTTACGCACACGTGATTCTTTAAAAGTTTCCTTTATGAAATGCCTTCAGAAAAAAAGCATACACAAAGTTTCAATCAAAGATATTACAGAAATTGCTGGAATTAACCGCTCTACTTTCTACTCTCATTTTACAGACAAATATGATTTGCTGAATGCTGCAATTGAAGAATATGCATCATTAAAATATAAAAACGTCTCTAAAATAAAAGAAATTAATGGGGAAATTTTGAAGGATATTTTTATTAGTGTCACGGTGATTTTAAAAGAATTAAAGGAAACATACTCCATTAATTTTGATGCAATTTCATTGTATGTTGAAAAACAGATTAAGACCGATTTGCAGTGTATTTTTTATAGTATTGAAGCAGAAATTACAAATCATCAAAATCTTAGAATGGTACATATCTCCTCAGTTATGATGAGTTGGGGGATTTATGGAGCTGCGTTAGAATGGGTTAATAATAGATCTGAAAATGCAGAAGAGTATATTCAATCCGTTATTCCATCTTTATTGCATGGATTAACAAGTATAAAATATTAA
- a CDS encoding DUF3953 domain-containing protein produces MKITRIIFAIIAFSLSSYSLISRDFELMPIVMMCLGAFMLATGLSELQKDRKRFEGYLFIIVSLFIFSVTILGLLLN; encoded by the coding sequence GTGAAAATAACTAGAATTATATTTGCAATAATTGCTTTTTCTTTATCAAGTTATAGTCTGATAAGTAGAGATTTTGAGTTAATGCCGATTGTAATGATGTGCTTAGGGGCATTTATGTTAGCAACAGGATTATCCGAACTTCAGAAAGACAGAAAAAGATTTGAAGGGTATTTATTTATTATTGTTTCTTTATTTATTTTCTCTGTTACCATACTGGGTTTGTTATTGAACTAA
- a CDS encoding NAD(P)-dependent alcohol dehydrogenase: protein MKIKAAVTHGIGEEFKIEEITIAEPKSNEVLVKIVATGVCHTDATVRDTGMTPLPAVLGHEGAGIVEKVGENVSNVEVGDHVLLSFAACGKCESCLTGHPSYCDRFMELNMGGQMDDHTHRLHFHDQALSTFFGQSSFGTYSIVNSRNLVKVDKDVDLELLGPLGCGIQTGAGAVLNVMKPQFGSSIVVYGTGAVGLSAIMAAKIAGSEHIIAVDIHDNRLELALELGATSTINSKNVNPVDKIREITKGGSHYALDTTGVPAVVVQGIQAIRPRGHFMTVAAMAEISIPFMELTGAGKIVSGVVEGDSIPQTFIPQLIAYYKKGMFPFDKLLKFYNFENINEAFEDSKKGIAIKPVIKM from the coding sequence ATGAAAATCAAAGCTGCAGTCACACATGGTATTGGTGAGGAATTTAAAATCGAGGAAATTACAATTGCTGAACCTAAATCAAATGAAGTATTAGTGAAAATTGTTGCTACAGGTGTTTGTCATACAGATGCTACAGTACGCGACACAGGCATGACACCTCTTCCAGCAGTCCTTGGTCATGAAGGTGCTGGTATCGTTGAAAAAGTAGGAGAAAACGTTTCAAACGTGGAAGTAGGTGACCATGTACTTTTGTCATTCGCAGCATGTGGGAAATGCGAGAGCTGCCTAACTGGCCATCCATCTTATTGTGATCGCTTTATGGAATTAAATATGGGTGGACAAATGGATGACCATACACATCGTTTACATTTCCATGACCAAGCTCTATCAACTTTCTTCGGACAATCCTCCTTCGGTACATATTCGATTGTCAACTCACGAAACTTAGTTAAAGTTGATAAAGATGTAGATTTAGAATTATTAGGACCTCTTGGCTGCGGTATTCAAACAGGTGCTGGTGCGGTGTTAAACGTAATGAAACCTCAATTTGGTTCAAGTATCGTTGTATACGGTACTGGAGCTGTTGGTTTAAGTGCTATTATGGCAGCAAAAATTGCTGGTTCTGAACATATCATTGCTGTGGATATACATGATAATCGTTTAGAATTAGCTTTAGAATTAGGAGCAACATCTACTATTAACTCGAAAAATGTTAATCCAGTGGATAAGATTCGTGAAATCACAAAAGGTGGTTCTCACTATGCTCTTGATACAACTGGCGTACCAGCAGTAGTTGTTCAAGGGATTCAAGCTATCCGCCCACGCGGTCATTTCATGACTGTGGCAGCAATGGCTGAAATTAGCATCCCATTTATGGAATTAACCGGAGCTGGAAAAATTGTGAGCGGTGTAGTTGAAGGGGATTCAATTCCTCAAACGTTCATTCCACAATTAATTGCCTACTATAAAAAAGGAATGTTCCCATTCGACAAACTATTGAAATTTTACAACTTTGAAAATATAAACGAAGCATTTGAAGATTCTAAAAAAGGAATTGCAATTAAACCTGTGATCAAAATGTAA
- a CDS encoding YjiH family protein yields the protein MKKFSLSTWLLFLLPSLAGVILFMIPLPIDGGVQIPIAWLASVLSTVLEPVVQWLALVTLLIAATGSIIFLFLPKEDTFINNLFKVTPFWTVTRIVGAVFSILIIWQLGPEAIWSENTGGMLLSPTGLVSFLFTIFLFAGLLLPLLLNFGLLEFFGTMMVKIMRPLFKLPGRSAVDALTSWVGDGTIGVLLTSRQYEEGYYTKKEAAIIGSTFSVVSITFCIVVLDQVGLGEYFLPYYLTVLLCGVVLAFIMPRIYPLAGKEDTHIDGRPLDLEAEKYPENYNAVTHGLENALNMANKNRSIGKFFSDGIKNVVDMYIGVAPVVLAFGTIALMLAEYTSVFTILGKPFEPLLMLFGIPEAAAAAQTMVVGFADMFLPSILGASIESEMTRFFIATMSVTQLIYMSEVGGLLLGSKIPVNFKDLLVIFLLRTLISFPIIAVVAHLLF from the coding sequence ATGAAGAAGTTTTCCTTATCCACATGGCTATTATTCCTGCTTCCATCTTTAGCAGGTGTTATTCTTTTTATGATCCCTCTACCTATCGACGGCGGAGTTCAAATACCTATTGCTTGGTTAGCAAGTGTTCTTTCAACAGTGTTAGAGCCTGTTGTACAATGGCTCGCATTGGTTACACTTTTAATCGCTGCAACTGGTTCGATTATTTTTCTTTTCTTACCGAAAGAGGATACATTTATCAATAACTTGTTCAAAGTAACTCCTTTTTGGACAGTAACACGGATTGTTGGAGCAGTCTTTTCCATCTTAATCATTTGGCAGCTTGGTCCTGAAGCAATTTGGAGTGAAAATACTGGTGGAATGCTATTAAGTCCAACTGGATTAGTGTCCTTCCTGTTTACTATTTTCTTATTCGCAGGATTGTTGCTACCTCTTCTATTAAACTTCGGACTCTTGGAGTTCTTTGGTACGATGATGGTGAAAATCATGCGTCCATTATTCAAATTACCTGGTCGCTCTGCAGTTGACGCCCTTACTTCTTGGGTTGGAGATGGAACAATCGGTGTTTTGCTAACGAGCAGACAATATGAAGAAGGCTATTACACTAAAAAAGAAGCTGCAATTATTGGTTCTACCTTCTCTGTAGTTTCGATTACATTTTGTATCGTTGTTTTAGATCAAGTAGGTTTAGGTGAATACTTCCTTCCCTATTATTTAACTGTTCTACTTTGTGGTGTAGTTCTTGCGTTTATCATGCCTAGAATTTACCCACTTGCTGGAAAAGAGGATACACATATTGATGGACGTCCGCTTGATTTGGAAGCAGAAAAATACCCTGAAAATTATAATGCAGTTACGCATGGTTTAGAAAATGCATTAAATATGGCTAATAAAAACCGTTCAATTGGTAAGTTTTTCTCTGATGGTATAAAAAACGTGGTTGATATGTATATTGGGGTTGCACCTGTAGTACTTGCATTCGGTACGATTGCATTAATGCTTGCAGAATATACTTCGGTATTCACTATTTTAGGTAAGCCATTTGAGCCTCTATTAATGTTATTTGGCATTCCAGAAGCAGCGGCAGCAGCACAAACAATGGTTGTTGGATTTGCGGATATGTTCCTTCCATCTATTCTTGGGGCATCTATTGAATCTGAAATGACTCGTTTCTTTATAGCTACAATGTCCGTAACGCAGTTGATCTACATGTCTGAGGTTGGTGGTTTGTTACTAGGCTCGAAAATCCCGGTTAATTTTAAAGATTTACTCGTTATTTTCTTGTTGCGTACGCTTATATCATTCCCAATCATTGCAGTTGTAGCGCATTTATTGTTTTAA